One Spiroplasma endosymbiont of Dioctria linearis DNA segment encodes these proteins:
- a CDS encoding lipoprotein, with protein sequence MKKLLSLLGAVSIAASTSATVVACGETEPPVEPIKPDYDQIFLNLEQEVNKIFSNHLSSNVSKLLYVVESFEQNHLNYAFLNYKNLEKLLNESNEGKGSFEGSEEKKLLLEEDLKSILNLSDLENELNELKNDIDNGYSYYLNNIDNVFDGIKIKDNYEIKVLDGKVEEEKVYQFIVEIDFNWKYKKNDIEQIKSYTGYNLVFSMTNDKVFSKSIENFLGTYKKAIFENKSSVMHFTNDTFNWKQNEAFKFKDDDFINYVKTDEILKNKIIKGELQNILNSSSGEQFKLNLVADYATLAKENSLKVAGNFNNSEVIILSGSVDENYLMVQNYILGNDQSYNNILDVQKLVQTWMSKSISFKSFNNKYEEFLKDLKLNESLDAANVLEYGYISLTNVAIGYNNDLFTLPDIDLPFEYSAINSKSATTLANVLNNSIKAFHKIYNVKDISGSKNDMNTLSSFDPKSTDYDLWKYIEDNYSKNKSITTEELGKIMNGSFDGSKLNQAILNEASISDFTLKIRSDYNFFYDGYGIKTDAIPSTSGKKDVQVRLGWFSVQLNYINNDIKKESKISSIFDNSTDSYIFKK encoded by the coding sequence ATGAAAAAATTATTAAGTTTATTAGGAGCAGTCAGCATTGCTGCATCAACTAGTGCAACTGTAGTTGCATGTGGAGAAACTGAGCCACCAGTTGAACCTATAAAACCAGATTATGATCAGATTTTTTTAAATTTAGAACAAGAAGTTAATAAGATTTTTTCAAATCACTTATCAAGTAACGTCTCAAAATTACTATATGTGGTTGAAAGTTTTGAACAAAACCATTTGAACTATGCTTTTTTAAATTATAAGAATCTAGAAAAACTATTAAATGAGTCAAATGAAGGTAAAGGATCTTTTGAAGGTTCAGAAGAAAAAAAATTATTGTTAGAAGAGGACCTTAAAAGTATTTTAAATTTATCTGATTTAGAAAATGAATTAAATGAATTAAAAAATGATATTGATAATGGTTATTCATATTATTTAAATAATATTGATAATGTTTTTGATGGAATTAAAATTAAAGATAATTATGAAATTAAAGTGTTAGACGGGAAAGTGGAGGAAGAAAAAGTATATCAGTTTATAGTTGAAATAGATTTTAATTGAAAATATAAAAAAAATGACATTGAACAAATTAAATCTTATACAGGATATAATCTAGTGTTTTCAATGACTAATGATAAAGTATTTTCTAAGTCAATTGAAAATTTTTTAGGTACTTATAAAAAAGCTATATTTGAAAATAAAAGTAGTGTAATGCACTTTACAAATGACACATTTAATTGAAAACAAAATGAAGCTTTTAAATTTAAAGATGATGATTTTATAAATTATGTAAAAACTGATGAAATTTTAAAGAATAAAATAATTAAAGGTGAATTACAAAATATATTAAACTCGTCATCTGGAGAGCAATTTAAATTAAATTTAGTTGCGGATTATGCAACTCTTGCAAAAGAAAATAGTTTAAAGGTAGCTGGGAATTTTAATAATTCAGAAGTTATAATATTATCAGGAAGTGTTGATGAAAATTATTTAATGGTGCAAAATTATATTTTGGGTAATGATCAGAGTTATAATAATATTCTAGATGTACAAAAGCTAGTGCAAACTTGAATGTCTAAATCTATATCTTTTAAATCATTTAATAATAAGTATGAAGAATTTTTAAAAGATTTAAAATTAAATGAATCACTAGATGCAGCAAATGTTTTGGAGTATGGATACATCTCCTTAACAAATGTTGCAATTGGATATAACAATGATTTATTTACTCTGCCCGATATTGATTTACCATTTGAATATTCAGCTATTAACTCAAAGTCGGCAACAACTTTAGCAAATGTTTTAAATAATTCAATCAAAGCTTTTCACAAAATATATAATGTTAAAGATATAAGTGGTTCTAAAAATGATATGAATACTTTGTCTTCATTTGATCCAAAAAGTACTGACTATGACTTATGAAAATATATTGAAGATAACTATTCAAAAAATAAATCTATAACAACAGAGGAACTTGGGAAAATAATGAATGGAAGTTTTGATGGTTCTAAATTAAATCAAGCCATTTTAAATGAAGCAAGTATTAGTGATTTTACATTAAAAATAAGAAGTGATTATAATTTTTTCTATGATGGTTATGGAATTAAAACAGATGCTATACCTTCTACAAGTGGAAAAAAAGATGTGCAAGTAAGATTAGGATGATTTTCTGTGCAATTAAATTACATTAATAATGACATTAAAAAAGAATCAAAAATTAGCAGTATTTTTGATAATTCAACAGACAGTTATATATTTAAAAAATAA
- a CDS encoding thymidylate synthase has translation MKQYLDLVSEVLKTGEKRLDRTNTGTISKFGTQSRYDLREGFPLVTTKKVFFKAIVHEILWFISGDTNIKYLVDNKVNIWNEWPYEIYKKSKDFKNETLEEFVDKIKESKRFADKYGELGPVYGKQWRDFNGVDQFKNLITDIKQNPFSRRHIISAWNPAEVNQMALPPCHSLFQFYVSKDGFLDLQLYQRSGDIFLGVPFNIASYSLLLELIANECNLQARYFIHTIGDAHIYSNHVEQLHLQLTREPKKLPALIIYSSNKSIFDIKFDDIILKDYESHPAIKGVVAV, from the coding sequence ATGAAACAATATTTAGATTTAGTAAGTGAAGTTTTAAAAACTGGTGAAAAGAGATTAGATCGAACAAATACTGGAACTATTTCAAAATTTGGAACCCAATCAAGATATGATTTGCGAGAGGGTTTTCCACTAGTTACAACTAAAAAGGTATTTTTTAAAGCAATAGTACATGAAATTCTTTGATTTATTAGTGGAGACACTAACATTAAATATTTAGTTGATAATAAAGTAAATATTTGAAATGAATGACCCTATGAAATTTATAAAAAATCTAAAGATTTTAAGAATGAAACTTTAGAAGAATTTGTTGATAAAATTAAGGAAAGTAAAAGATTTGCAGATAAATATGGAGAATTAGGTCCTGTTTATGGAAAGCAATGAAGAGACTTTAATGGAGTAGATCAATTTAAAAATTTAATTACTGATATTAAACAAAATCCTTTTTCAAGAAGACATATAATCTCTGCTTGAAATCCAGCAGAGGTCAATCAAATGGCTCTGCCTCCATGTCACTCATTATTTCAATTCTATGTATCAAAAGACGGCTTTTTAGATTTACAACTTTATCAAAGAAGTGGTGATATATTTTTAGGAGTGCCTTTTAATATTGCTAGTTATTCTTTATTATTAGAACTTATTGCAAATGAGTGCAATTTACAAGCACGTTATTTTATTCATACAATTGGTGATGCACATATCTATTCCAATCATGTTGAGCAATTACATTTGCAATTAACAAGAGAGCCAAAAAAATTGCCAGCATTAATAATTTATTCAAGCAATAAATCAATTTTTGATATTAAATTTGATGATATTATTTTAAAAGATTATGAAAGTCATCCAGCTATAAAAGGAGTTGTGGCCGTTTAA
- a CDS encoding dihydrofolate reductase: MISLIWAQSKNKVIGKDDKLPWNIKEEMQHFINYTKGKTILMGRNTWESLSKKPLPNRKNILITSRELEKGYNNLEVYNNLEEVLKKYKTCEEELVIIGGSQIYKSALDYTDKLVVSIIKEEYQGNVFAPQWDESFFKLIDKKEFDEFTTYFYER, from the coding sequence ATGATTTCTTTAATATGAGCTCAAAGCAAAAATAAGGTTATTGGAAAAGATGATAAATTACCTTGAAATATCAAAGAGGAAATGCAACATTTTATTAATTATACAAAGGGCAAAACTATCTTAATGGGTAGAAATACATGGGAGTCGCTTTCAAAGAAACCTTTACCAAATAGAAAAAATATTTTAATTACTTCAAGAGAATTAGAAAAGGGTTATAATAATTTAGAAGTATATAATAATTTAGAAGAAGTTCTAAAAAAATATAAAACATGTGAGGAAGAACTTGTAATTATTGGAGGCTCTCAAATTTACAAAAGTGCATTAGACTACACGGATAAATTAGTAGTTAGCATTATAAAAGAAGAGTATCAGGGCAATGTTTTTGCTCCGCAATGAGATGAAAGTTTTTTTAAACTAATCGATAAGAAAGAGTTTGATGAATTTACAACTTATTTTTATGAAAGGTAA
- a CDS encoding lysophospholipid acyltransferase family protein: MQELEEKKEVKLKNEIESKKEVKSKNEIATQEDKDKKEMAYVSKWRLFTNAWSIWRVTAKAKKITRKIKQDPNLYSEEWRYNWVKKKIRKVLKIANVQIDVIGIENWLDRGIVLAPNHQSNLDSILMLAINDFSLQQPVAFIAKQELWKTKIFKHFMNLTDNVPLDRNNPRSALSAMKEAKELISDYKRSVVIFPEGTRSAKQEPEEFMAASMKLAQMAYVPIVPVSIIDSYKLFQKREHGRFVIKVVFGKPMMPEKFISLKTEMLTKNVQKEVEKNINLYKDWDPKKLGLKPKKIDKKNRTNFY, encoded by the coding sequence ATGCAAGAATTAGAAGAAAAAAAAGAAGTTAAATTAAAAAATGAAATTGAATCAAAAAAAGAAGTTAAATCAAAAAATGAAATTGCAACTCAAGAAGATAAAGATAAAAAAGAAATGGCTTATGTAAGTAAGTGAAGACTATTTACAAATGCTTGAAGTATTTGAAGAGTAACAGCAAAAGCAAAAAAAATAACAAGAAAAATAAAGCAAGATCCTAACTTATATTCTGAAGAGTGAAGATATAACTGAGTTAAAAAGAAAATTAGAAAAGTTTTAAAAATTGCTAATGTACAAATTGATGTAATTGGAATTGAAAACTGATTAGATCGTGGAATAGTATTGGCTCCAAATCATCAATCAAATTTAGACTCAATTTTAATGTTAGCAATTAATGATTTTTCATTACAACAACCTGTCGCTTTTATAGCAAAACAAGAATTATGAAAAACTAAAATATTTAAGCATTTTATGAATTTAACTGATAATGTTCCTTTAGATCGCAATAACCCAAGAAGTGCATTGAGTGCTATGAAAGAGGCAAAAGAATTAATTTCTGATTATAAAAGATCAGTTGTAATTTTTCCAGAAGGGACTCGTAGTGCAAAACAAGAACCAGAAGAGTTTATGGCAGCAAGTATGAAATTAGCACAGATGGCATATGTGCCAATTGTGCCAGTTTCAATAATTGATTCTTATAAATTATTTCAAAAAAGAGAGCATGGTAGATTTGTTATTAAAGTGGTTTTTGGAAAGCCAATGATGCCAGAAAAATTTATTTCACTTAAAACTGAAATGTTAACAAAAAATGTGCAAAAAGAAGTAGAAAAAAATATCAATTTATATAAAGATTGAGATCCTAAAAAATTAGGTCTTAAACCAAAAAAAATAGATAAAAAAAATAGAACTAATTTTTATTAA
- a CDS encoding thymidine phosphorylase, producing the protein MNFAEIINKKKNKIELTSQEIFWVVNSFVNNTLKDYQMAAFNMAIWFNGMSSSEIANFTQAMINSGITYNLDDVVGLKADKHSTGGVGDKTSLIFSPLVAKFGVKVAKLSGRGLGQTGGTIDKLESCPGWTGEISEEKFKEILNTVGMSIMSQSSDIVPADKKLYALRDVTGTVDSIPLIASSIMSKKLVIPADSIILDVKMGSGAFMKDLASAIALSKAMITIGKEHKRNVSVMITNMDQPLGRAIGNAIEVKEAWDTLNGKGPQDLVELCVTAAGLTLVQNKVFKDLKTAKIELTKVLNDKSAAYLLRDFIEAQNGDFSVILDYEKNFSTKHVIEIKAKKDGYIAFSSADELGYLSMHLGAGRATKEEEIDFAAGIYLNKTTNEFVKSGEIVMTLYTNRDDIKAFKQKAQDLILIKDKAQNEKLILKLLTNENI; encoded by the coding sequence ATGAATTTTGCAGAAATCATCAATAAAAAGAAAAATAAAATAGAATTAACTTCTCAAGAAATTTTTTGAGTGGTTAATTCTTTTGTTAATAATACATTAAAAGATTATCAAATGGCAGCATTTAATATGGCAATTTGGTTTAATGGAATGAGCTCATCTGAAATTGCCAATTTTACACAAGCAATGATTAATTCAGGAATTACTTACAATTTAGATGATGTAGTAGGGTTGAAAGCCGACAAGCATTCAACTGGAGGAGTTGGTGATAAAACAAGTCTTATCTTTTCTCCACTAGTTGCTAAGTTTGGAGTAAAGGTTGCAAAATTATCAGGACGAGGTTTGGGACAAACTGGAGGAACAATTGATAAACTTGAAAGTTGTCCAGGATGAACTGGAGAAATTAGTGAAGAAAAGTTTAAAGAAATTTTAAATACGGTTGGAATGTCAATTATGAGTCAGTCAAGTGATATTGTTCCTGCTGATAAGAAATTATATGCCTTAAGAGATGTTACTGGTACAGTAGATTCAATTCCTTTAATAGCTTCAAGTATTATGTCAAAAAAACTTGTAATCCCTGCTGATAGCATTATTTTAGATGTAAAAATGGGTAGTGGAGCTTTTATGAAGGATTTAGCTAGTGCTATTGCCTTATCTAAAGCAATGATAACAATTGGAAAAGAACACAAGAGAAATGTTAGTGTTATGATTACAAATATGGATCAACCTTTAGGAAGAGCTATTGGTAATGCAATTGAAGTTAAAGAAGCTTGAGATACATTAAATGGAAAAGGACCACAAGATTTAGTTGAATTATGTGTAACTGCAGCTGGTCTAACTTTAGTTCAAAATAAGGTTTTTAAAGACCTAAAAACAGCTAAAATTGAATTAACTAAGGTTTTAAACGATAAGAGTGCTGCTTACTTGCTTAGAGACTTTATAGAGGCTCAAAATGGCGATTTTAGTGTTATATTAGACTATGAAAAAAATTTCTCAACAAAACATGTAATTGAAATTAAGGCAAAAAAAGATGGTTATATTGCATTTTCTTCAGCAGATGAACTAGGTTATCTTTCAATGCATTTAGGAGCAGGTAGAGCTACTAAAGAAGAAGAAATAGATTTTGCTGCAGGGATTTACTTAAATAAAACTACAAATGAGTTTGTTAAATCTGGAGAAATTGTAATGACACTATATACAAATAGAGATGATATAAAAGCTTTTAAACAAAAGGCACAAGATTTAATTTTAATAAAAGATAAGGCTCAAAATGAAAAGCTGATTTTAAAATTATTAACTAATGAGAATATCTAA
- a CDS encoding lipoprotein yields MRKLLNIISSTALVGTSTLAVISCSSNKKFNEFKGWIDNKESFILYMGADDCPHCMDFDNAKKDYSDKFDSKMNELNTSYEQKVVNQGPSYPDSMTAYGEKLNNKVDFREFKTEEVQNKFNEKWSKNILDWMIEEVTEIYKTKVFGNTGISDKIAYNESKKKVKTYFNNNNGVPMFIIIRNGKLVSWEVGFGSSEQGWTEKIIDELFEPFIIAMNNSDQETVFIDKVNKGQSTGGGEAPDPEAPDPEGPGTDPGEEIANTYNFNYLIEQDDLINSYSFNSLKNK; encoded by the coding sequence GTGAGAAAATTACTTAATATAATTTCATCAACAGCATTAGTTGGAACATCAACATTAGCAGTTATTTCTTGTAGTTCAAACAAAAAATTTAATGAATTTAAAGGTTGAATTGACAATAAAGAGTCATTTATCTTATATATGGGAGCAGATGATTGTCCACATTGTATGGACTTTGATAATGCTAAAAAAGATTATAGTGATAAATTTGATTCAAAAATGAATGAATTAAATACAAGTTATGAACAAAAAGTTGTTAATCAAGGACCAAGTTATCCAGATTCAATGACAGCTTATGGTGAAAAATTAAATAATAAAGTTGATTTCAGAGAATTTAAAACAGAAGAAGTTCAAAATAAATTCAATGAAAAATGAAGTAAAAATATCTTAGATTGAATGATTGAAGAAGTAACTGAAATTTATAAAACTAAGGTTTTTGGAAATACTGGAATAAGCGATAAAATTGCATACAATGAATCTAAAAAGAAAGTAAAAACTTATTTTAATAATAATAACGGTGTACCAATGTTTATTATTATTAGAAATGGTAAATTAGTATCTTGAGAAGTTGGTTTTGGTTCATCAGAACAAGGATGAACAGAAAAAATAATTGATGAATTATTTGAACCATTTATCATTGCAATGAATAACAGTGATCAAGAAACAGTATTTATTGATAAAGTCAATAAAGGACAATCAACTGGTGGAGGAGAAGCACCAGATCCAGAAGCACCAGATCCAGAGGGACCAGGAACCGATCCAGGAGAAGAAATAGCAAATACATATAATTTTAACTACTTAATTGAACAAGATGATTTAATAAATAGTTATTCATTTAATAGTTTAAAAAATAAATAA
- a CDS encoding metalloregulator ArsR/SmtB family transcription factor, whose amino-acid sequence MKDKYIEFAEIFKTLGDPTRLQIINMICDCGCSKCAQNILDNLNITQPTLSYHMKVLEKVGLITSIKEKNSKIYKINNPVIDQLKLFVSEMQIEKSLLFCSNCNEKK is encoded by the coding sequence ATGAAAGATAAATATATTGAATTTGCAGAAATTTTTAAAACTCTTGGAGATCCAACAAGATTGCAAATAATAAATATGATCTGCGATTGTGGATGTAGTAAGTGCGCACAAAATATTTTAGATAATTTAAACATAACACAACCAACATTAAGCTATCATATGAAGGTGCTTGAAAAGGTGGGTTTGATTACTTCTATCAAAGAAAAGAATTCTAAAATATATAAAATTAATAATCCAGTAATTGACCAATTAAAACTGTTTGTTTCTGAAATGCAAATTGAAAAAAGTCTACTATTTTGTTCAAACTGTAATGAAAAAAAATAG